CAACCGGACCTTCCGCTTCAATCAGCGGCAGGTCACCCGCATCTTCTTCCAGGCACTGAAGGAAACCCATGAAAAATATAGCTTTCTCATCCACCACGTGGTCCTCATGTCCGACCATTATCACATCATCGCCACCACCACCGAAGAGAACCTTCACCGCGCCATGCAATACCTCAACTCCAGGATCGCCGTCCGGTACAACAAAATGGTCGGACGCTCCGGACACCTGTGGGGGGGCAGGTACGGGTCGTGTATCATCGATACGGACGAATACTACATGGCCTGTGTAAGGTACATCTACCGCAACCCCAAAAGAGCCGGCATGGTTGACGATCTGGAGGAGTTTTCATACTCTTCCTTCCAGTTCTGGGCTTTTGGCAACAAGCTGGACGTGTTGCTCGTCGACGATCACCTGGCCATGCGCTGG
This sequence is a window from bacterium. Protein-coding genes within it:
- a CDS encoding transposase, whose amino-acid sequence is MGRPLRVIQNIYPYHLTCRTNNRTFRFNQRQVTRIFFQALKETHEKYSFLIHHVVLMSDHYHIIATTTEENLHRAMQYLNSRIAVRYNKMVGRSGHLWGGRYGSCIIDTDEYYMACVRYIYRNPKRAGMVDDLEEFSYSSFQFWAFGNKLDVLLVDDHLAMRWGKGKRRSREFFKILVLDEGFGFTDDNVKKGLRRMFFGSADFKQQMYDTYCCPAS